In [Clostridium] cellulosi, one genomic interval encodes:
- the rpsG gene encoding 30S ribosomal protein S7 (High confidence in function and specificity) — protein MPRRGSVSKRDVLPDPLYNSKLVTRLINNVMIDGKKGVAQKIVYSAFEIVKEKTGKDPLEVFEQALENIMPVFEVKARRVGGATYQVPIEVRPERRQTLGLRWLTLYSRARSEKTMRERLAAEILDAVNGVGGAVKKKEDTHKMAEANKAFAHYRW, from the coding sequence GTGCCAAGAAGAGGCTCCGTTTCAAAGCGCGATGTTTTGCCAGATCCACTGTATAATTCAAAGCTTGTTACCCGTCTTATAAATAATGTAATGATCGATGGCAAGAAGGGCGTTGCGCAGAAAATAGTTTACAGCGCTTTCGAGATAGTAAAAGAAAAGACCGGAAAAGACCCGCTTGAAGTTTTCGAGCAGGCTTTGGAAAATATAATGCCGGTGTTTGAGGTTAAGGCACGCCGCGTAGGCGGTGCAACTTACCAGGTTCCTATAGAGGTTCGCCCCGAAAGGCGCCAGACGCTCGGACTTAGATGGTTGACACTATACTCCCGCGCAAGAAGTGAAAAGACTATGCGTGAGAGACTTGCCGCAGAGATACTCGACGCTGTTAACGGCGTCGGCGGCGCTGTCAAGAAGAAAGAAGATACACATAAAATGGCTGAAGCTAATAAGGCGTTTGCACACTATAGGTGGTAA
- the sigA gene encoding RNA polymerase sigma factor RpoD (High confidence in function and specificity), whose product MNTDKKSAIHELIEIGKSKGHLTETEITDALEEIDFDPEQMEKLYDTLESQNIEIIDDLSEPSPDDLSDDDVEVNEAEDLEASLSAEGISIDDPVKVYLKEIGRVPLLTSEEEIELARRMSNGDEEARKRLSEANLRLVVSIAKRYVGRGMQFLDLIQEGNLGLIKAVEKFDYTKGYKFSTYATWWIRQAITRAIADQARTIRIPVHMVETINKVVRVERQLLQELGRQPQANEIAQVMGMSVEKVREIMKVAQEPVSLETPIGEEEDSHLGDFIPDEDAPAPAEAASHILLREQLGDVLHTLTPREEKVLRLRFGLDDGRPRTLEEVGKEFNVTRERIRQIEAKALRKLRHPSRSKKLKDFLD is encoded by the coding sequence ATGAATACGGATAAAAAATCCGCTATCCATGAACTGATCGAAATTGGCAAGAGCAAAGGGCATCTGACAGAAACAGAGATTACCGACGCCCTTGAGGAAATTGACTTTGATCCCGAGCAGATGGAGAAGCTTTACGATACGCTTGAAAGCCAGAATATCGAGATTATCGACGACCTAAGCGAACCGTCACCGGATGATTTGTCCGATGACGATGTGGAAGTGAACGAGGCAGAGGACCTTGAGGCGTCGCTTTCAGCGGAAGGCATCTCAATCGACGACCCGGTTAAGGTTTATCTTAAAGAAATCGGACGTGTTCCGCTTCTTACGAGCGAAGAAGAAATTGAGCTTGCCCGCAGAATGAGCAATGGCGACGAAGAGGCCCGCAAGCGCCTTTCTGAGGCGAACTTAAGACTTGTTGTCAGCATAGCAAAGCGCTATGTCGGCAGAGGCATGCAATTCCTTGATTTGATTCAAGAGGGTAACCTCGGACTTATCAAGGCTGTTGAAAAGTTTGACTATACTAAAGGATACAAATTCTCAACCTATGCAACCTGGTGGATAAGGCAAGCGATAACCCGCGCTATTGCCGACCAGGCGAGGACTATCCGCATACCTGTTCACATGGTCGAAACAATCAACAAGGTTGTCCGCGTTGAGCGCCAGTTGCTCCAAGAGCTTGGACGCCAGCCGCAGGCCAATGAGATTGCACAGGTTATGGGCATGTCTGTTGAAAAAGTGCGTGAAATTATGAAAGTAGCGCAAGAACCGGTTTCCCTTGAAACACCTATAGGTGAGGAAGAAGACAGCCATCTCGGCGATTTCATTCCGGATGAGGACGCTCCAGCTCCGGCAGAAGCCGCATCCCACATACTTCTGCGTGAACAGCTCGGCGATGTCCTGCATACACTGACCCCAAGGGAAGAAAAAGTCCTCCGCCTGCGCTTTGGCCTTGACGATGGGCGCCCGCGCACTCTTGAGGAAGTGGGCAAGGAATTCAATGTCACCAGGGAACGCATAAGGCAGATTGAGGCAAAGGCGCTCAGAAAGCTGAGACACCCGAGCCGCAGCAAGAAGCTCAAGGATTTTCTTGACTGA
- the rpsL gene encoding 30S ribosomal protein S12 (High confidence in function and specificity): protein MPTFNQLVRKGRETVEKKAKAPALLKGYNTKKHIYIDQNSPQKRGVCTVVKTMTPKKPNSALRKIARVRLTNGIEVTSYIPGIGHNLQEHSVVLIRGGRVKDLPGVRYHIIRGTLDAQGVANRMQGRSKYGAKKPKAGSAAKK, encoded by the coding sequence ATGCCAACCTTTAATCAGCTCGTACGCAAAGGCAGAGAAACTGTCGAGAAAAAGGCCAAGGCTCCTGCTCTTTTGAAGGGGTACAATACCAAGAAGCATATCTATATCGACCAGAATTCTCCGCAAAAGCGCGGTGTCTGCACAGTAGTAAAGACTATGACACCGAAAAAGCCTAACTCAGCGTTGCGTAAAATCGCCAGGGTAAGACTTACAAACGGTATTGAAGTCACATCCTATATTCCTGGTATTGGTCACAATCTTCAGGAGCACAGCGTTGTTCTGATTCGCGGCGGCCGTGTTAAGGACCTGCCTGGTGTGCGTTATCACATCATCCGCGGTACTCTTGATGCCCAGGGTGTTGCAAATCGTATGCAGGGACGTTCTAAGTACGGTGCTAAGAAGCCGAAGGCCGGTTCCGCAGCCAAGAAGTAA
- the rpoC gene encoding DNA-directed RNA polymerase subunit beta' (High confidence in function and specificity): MEFSVFDKIKIGLASPEKIYEWSYGEVKKPETINYRTLKPERDGLFCERIFGPQKDWECHCGKYKRIRFKGKICERCGVEVTRSKVRRERMGHIALAAPVSHIWYFKGIPSRMGLILDLSPRLLEKVLYFASYIVIDPGNTPLEKKQLLTEKEYRDMREKYEDDFKAGMGAEAIKELLAEIDLEKLSAELKEELKNSTGQKRVRILKRLEVVEAFRLSGNRPEWMILEAVPVIPPDLRPMVQLDGGRFATSDLNDLYRRVINRNNRLKRLLELGAPDIIIRNEKRMLQEAVDALIDNGRRGRPVTGPNNRPLKSLSDMLKGKQGRFRQNLLGKRVDYSGRSVIVVGPELKMYQCGLPKEMALELFKPFVMKRLVETGAANNIKSARKMVERAKTEVWDALEDVIKGHPVLLNRAPTLHRLGIQAFEPVLVEGRALKLHPLTCTAYNADFDGDQMAVHVPLSAEAQAEARFLMLAANNLLKPSDGRPVTVPTQDMVLGSYYLTIIMPNEPGEGKVFRSFEEALLAYHSGVVGLHAPIKVRVEKEIDGKKISRIIDCTIGRIIFNEPIPQDLGYVDRTDEEHMLDLEIAFLVGKKELGKIIEKCIAVHGTSVTAEVLDKIKAQGYKYSTKGAITVSVSDAVIPPQKKELIAEAERKIEDISKKFRRGLLSEEERFDHVIKVWDETTKKVTNALTDNLDRFNPIFMMANSGARGSINQIRQLAGMRGLIANTSGRTIEVPIRANYREGLNVLEYFVSSRGARKGLADTALRTADSGYLTRRLVDVSQEVIIREEDCGTSKGITVHSIKDGNEMIEPLTDRLIGRYPAEDVIDPDSGEVIAKRNVMITEKTANRIVKAGIEAVKIRSVLTCESKNGICAKCYGANLANGEPVNVGEAVGIIAAQSIGEPGTQLTMRTFHTGGIASAEDITQGLPRVEELFESRKPKHLAIISEIDGVVSMFEDKKGRQVIVTNPETGDSRTYSIPYGSRIKVSEGERISAGDLLTEGSVNPHDILAVNGPEAVQDYLIQEVQRVYRMQGVDINDKHIEVIVRQMMRKFKIDDPGDTNLLPGELLELPQIEEENRRIRERIRNGEEGLREATYVPTLLGITKASLATESFLSAASFQETTRVLTEAAIKGKVDPLLGLKENVIIGKLVPAGTGMECYRDVDIEVEEQA; the protein is encoded by the coding sequence GTGGAATTTAGTGTATTTGATAAGATTAAGATAGGGCTTGCCTCTCCCGAAAAAATTTATGAATGGTCCTATGGTGAGGTTAAAAAACCAGAGACAATAAATTACAGAACCTTAAAGCCTGAGCGTGACGGCCTTTTCTGCGAACGCATATTCGGGCCGCAGAAGGACTGGGAGTGCCATTGCGGAAAATATAAGCGTATCCGTTTCAAGGGCAAAATTTGCGAACGCTGCGGTGTTGAAGTAACCCGCTCAAAGGTTCGCCGCGAGCGCATGGGCCATATCGCGCTCGCAGCCCCAGTTTCACATATCTGGTACTTTAAGGGCATTCCGTCAAGAATGGGACTTATTCTTGACCTATCCCCGCGCCTTTTGGAAAAGGTGCTGTACTTTGCTTCTTATATCGTAATCGACCCGGGCAATACACCGCTCGAGAAAAAGCAGCTTCTTACCGAAAAAGAATACCGCGACATGCGTGAAAAATATGAGGACGATTTCAAGGCCGGCATGGGTGCCGAGGCCATTAAAGAGCTGCTTGCTGAAATCGACCTCGAAAAGCTCTCTGCAGAGCTTAAAGAAGAGCTGAAGAATTCAACCGGTCAAAAGAGGGTAAGGATTCTTAAGCGTCTGGAAGTTGTCGAAGCATTCCGTCTTTCTGGCAACAGGCCGGAGTGGATGATTCTGGAAGCAGTTCCTGTCATTCCGCCGGACCTGCGCCCGATGGTCCAGTTGGACGGCGGACGTTTCGCAACATCGGATTTAAACGACCTTTACCGCAGGGTTATCAACCGTAATAACAGACTCAAGAGGCTCCTTGAGCTTGGAGCTCCGGATATTATCATCCGCAACGAAAAGAGAATGCTTCAGGAAGCTGTCGACGCCCTTATCGACAACGGACGCCGCGGACGCCCTGTTACAGGCCCGAACAACAGACCGTTGAAATCGCTTTCAGATATGCTGAAAGGTAAACAGGGACGTTTCCGCCAGAACCTGCTCGGTAAACGTGTTGACTACTCCGGACGTTCGGTTATCGTCGTCGGCCCTGAACTGAAGATGTATCAGTGCGGCCTGCCGAAAGAGATGGCTCTGGAGCTGTTCAAACCGTTTGTTATGAAGCGCCTTGTTGAAACAGGTGCTGCCAATAATATAAAGAGCGCAAGAAAGATGGTAGAACGCGCAAAGACCGAGGTTTGGGACGCGCTGGAAGACGTAATCAAAGGGCATCCGGTTCTTCTAAACCGTGCTCCTACTCTGCACAGACTCGGTATACAGGCATTCGAACCTGTTCTCGTTGAGGGCCGTGCACTTAAGCTTCATCCGCTTACCTGTACTGCTTACAATGCGGACTTCGACGGTGACCAGATGGCTGTTCACGTTCCCCTTTCGGCAGAAGCGCAGGCTGAGGCACGTTTCCTGATGCTTGCTGCTAACAACCTGTTGAAGCCTTCTGACGGCCGCCCTGTTACTGTTCCTACTCAGGACATGGTCCTCGGTTCCTACTATCTGACTATCATAATGCCGAACGAGCCGGGCGAAGGCAAGGTATTCCGCAGCTTTGAAGAAGCCCTCCTTGCTTATCATTCAGGCGTCGTCGGTCTCCACGCTCCTATTAAGGTAAGGGTAGAAAAAGAGATAGACGGCAAGAAGATATCACGTATTATCGACTGCACAATCGGTCGTATCATATTTAATGAACCGATTCCTCAGGATCTCGGTTATGTTGACAGAACCGACGAAGAGCATATGCTTGATCTGGAAATCGCATTCCTCGTCGGCAAGAAAGAACTCGGAAAAATTATTGAGAAGTGCATAGCAGTTCACGGAACATCCGTTACTGCGGAAGTGCTTGATAAGATTAAGGCACAGGGTTATAAGTATTCAACCAAGGGCGCCATTACAGTTTCTGTTTCCGACGCCGTAATTCCTCCGCAGAAGAAGGAACTCATTGCCGAAGCAGAACGGAAGATTGAGGATATAAGCAAAAAGTTCCGCCGCGGCCTGCTCTCCGAGGAAGAGCGTTTCGACCATGTCATTAAAGTCTGGGATGAAACGACAAAGAAGGTCACAAACGCATTGACCGACAACCTCGACAGGTTCAACCCGATATTCATGATGGCGAACTCCGGTGCTCGTGGTTCCATCAACCAGATAAGACAGTTGGCCGGTATGCGCGGACTTATCGCTAACACGTCCGGACGCACCATTGAGGTTCCGATTCGTGCTAACTACCGTGAAGGCCTTAACGTATTGGAATACTTCGTTTCATCCCGTGGTGCCAGAAAGGGTCTTGCTGATACGGCTCTTCGTACTGCGGACTCCGGTTACCTGACCCGCCGCCTTGTCGATGTTTCGCAGGAAGTTATTATCCGCGAAGAGGACTGCGGAACAAGCAAAGGCATAACCGTCCACTCGATCAAAGACGGCAATGAGATGATCGAGCCGCTGACTGACAGACTTATAGGACGTTATCCGGCTGAAGATGTCATTGATCCGGATTCGGGTGAAGTGATAGCCAAGCGCAACGTCATGATTACCGAAAAGACGGCGAACAGAATTGTAAAGGCCGGCATAGAAGCGGTCAAGATTCGTTCAGTGCTCACCTGTGAGTCCAAGAACGGTATCTGCGCTAAATGCTACGGTGCGAACCTTGCCAATGGCGAGCCGGTCAACGTAGGTGAAGCCGTCGGTATCATTGCAGCACAATCCATCGGTGAACCCGGTACACAGCTTACAATGCGTACTTTCCACACCGGCGGTATCGCGAGTGCCGAGGATATTACACAAGGTTTGCCGCGTGTTGAAGAACTCTTCGAGTCTCGTAAACCAAAGCACCTTGCTATTATCTCTGAGATTGATGGCGTCGTCAGCATGTTTGAGGATAAGAAAGGACGTCAGGTTATCGTCACAAATCCTGAAACAGGAGACTCCCGCACTTACTCTATTCCTTACGGCTCCAGAATTAAGGTTTCAGAAGGCGAGAGGATTTCCGCAGGTGACCTCCTGACAGAAGGCTCCGTCAATCCGCACGACATTTTGGCAGTAAACGGTCCAGAGGCGGTTCAGGATTACCTCATTCAGGAAGTTCAGAGAGTTTACCGTATGCAGGGTGTTGATATCAACGATAAACACATCGAGGTTATCGTTCGTCAAATGATGCGCAAGTTTAAGATCGATGATCCGGGAGATACTAACCTGCTGCCGGGCGAACTGCTTGAACTGCCGCAAATTGAGGAAGAAAACAGAAGGATCCGCGAGCGTATCCGTAATGGTGAAGAAGGTCTCCGCGAAGCCACCTATGTACCGACGCTCCTCGGTATTACAAAAGCCTCTCTTGCTACAGAATCGTTCCTGTCGGCTGCTTCCTTCCAGGAAACAACAAGGGTTCTCACCGAAGCCGCCATCAAGGGCAAGGTTGACCCGCTGCTGGGACTTAAAGAAAACGTTATCATCGGAAAGCTTGTTCCTGCAGGAACCGGTATGGAATGCTACCGCGATGTTGATATTGAAGTAGAAGAACAGGCTTGA
- a CDS encoding AsnC family transcriptional regulator (High confidence in function and specificity) gives MRITQEADYAVRIIDCLARQNKRLDARTISEMTGVTLRFTLKILRKLLISGIVISYKGVQGGYELARKPSEINMRQVIEAVDGPIAISRCVSGELPCSLTESDCGCYYHKIFVDVSKAIRDKFESINFGIKDQGKR, from the coding sequence ATGCGCATTACGCAGGAAGCCGATTACGCCGTGCGGATAATTGACTGCCTTGCGAGGCAGAACAAGAGGTTAGATGCACGTACCATATCGGAAATGACCGGAGTAACACTGCGTTTTACACTTAAAATATTGAGAAAACTCCTAATAAGCGGGATTGTTATATCCTATAAGGGCGTTCAGGGCGGTTATGAATTGGCGAGGAAACCGTCCGAAATCAACATGAGACAGGTAATCGAGGCTGTAGACGGCCCGATTGCTATCAGCCGCTGTGTTTCTGGTGAACTGCCTTGCAGCCTTACGGAGAGCGACTGCGGCTGTTATTACCACAAGATTTTCGTCGATGTTTCAAAGGCTATTCGGGATAAATTTGAAAGCATAAATTTCGGTATTAAAGACCAAGGCAAGCGTTAA
- the rpoB gene encoding DNA-directed RNA polymerase subunit beta (High confidence in function and specificity), which produces MVNVTPVELGKNVRMSFSHINEVLDMPNLIEVQKKSYEWFLTQGLKEVLKDVSSITDFTGNLVLSFVDYRIDDKPKYTVEECKERDATYAAPLHVLARLVNRETGEVKEQEIFMGDFPLMTDSGTFIINGAERVIVSQLVRSPGVYYGMDHDKTGKKLFTSTVIPNRGAWLEYETDINDVFYVRIDKNRKIPITVLIRALGLGTDEQILDFFGDDERIKASIEKDNTKSMDEALIEVYRKLRPGEPPTIESAQAHINALFFDSRRYDLSRVGRYKYNKKLAIGARIMGKTLSRPIVNPMTGEIMAEAGETLSKAKALEIEKAGVDTVYVDVNGREVKVISNGMVDAKDFVSFDPEEVGINEKVRFSVLREILENSKDENEIKEAFKERVDELIPKHIIVDDIFASINYLNCLASDIGTIDDIDHLGNRRVRSVGELLQNQIRIGFSRMERVIRERMNLQSQDMDVVTPQSIINSRPVMAAIKEFFGSSPLSQFMDQTNPLAELTHKRRLSALGPGGLSRDRAGFEVRDVHYTHYGRMCPIETPEGPNIGLISYLASYARINEYGFIEAPYRKVDKETGIVTNEVVYMTADMEDEFIIAQANEPLDEEGHFVRPRVAARFRDEILEVEREKVDFMDVSPKMVVSIATAMIPFLENDDANRALMGANMQRQAVPLIKTESPIVGTGMEYKAAIDSGVVVLAKEDGVVEKVSAREIVIRTDSGKMETYHLIKFMRSNQGTCINQRPIVYKGERVKKGQVIADGPSTSQGEISLGRNVLIGFMTWEGYNYEDAVLLNERLVRDDVYTSIHIEEYEIEARDTKLGPEEITRDIPNVGEDALRDLDERGIIRIGAEVRAGDILVGKVTPKGETELTSEERLLRAIFGEKAREVRDTSLRVPHGEYGIVVDVKVFTKENSEELNPGVNMVVRCYIAQKRKISVGDKMAGRHGNKGVVSRILPQEDMPFLPDGTPLDVVLNPLGVPSRMNIGQVLEVHLGYAAKALGWKVMTPVFDGAHEEDIAECLRAAGLREDGKCILYDGRTGEPFDNPVTVGYMYFLKLAHLVDDKIHARSTGPYSLVTQQPLGGKAQFGGQRFGEMEVWALEAYGAAYTLQEILTVKSDDVVGRVKTYESIVKGQNVPKPGVPESFKVLIKELQSLGLDMKVLNKNNEEVDLRNTFDDDNIGIGHIEDMSKVSVDNDFDDGFQIGEPEPEPDEDINEEIDTIDFPDGEELEDQDENLGNDFDEFDE; this is translated from the coding sequence ATGGTGAATGTGACGCCGGTAGAGCTTGGCAAGAATGTCCGAATGAGTTTTTCTCACATCAACGAGGTTCTTGATATGCCGAACCTTATTGAGGTGCAGAAAAAGTCATACGAATGGTTTCTTACGCAGGGCTTGAAGGAAGTTTTAAAAGACGTTTCTTCAATTACTGACTTCACCGGCAACCTTGTACTCAGCTTTGTCGACTACAGAATTGACGACAAACCTAAGTACACCGTTGAAGAGTGTAAGGAACGCGATGCCACCTATGCGGCTCCGCTGCATGTGCTCGCAAGGCTCGTAAATCGTGAGACTGGAGAGGTTAAGGAACAGGAAATCTTCATGGGCGACTTTCCGCTCATGACCGACAGCGGTACATTCATTATAAACGGTGCGGAACGTGTCATAGTTTCACAGTTAGTTCGTTCACCGGGCGTCTATTACGGAATGGACCATGACAAAACAGGCAAAAAGCTTTTCACTTCAACTGTAATCCCAAACCGCGGCGCGTGGCTTGAATACGAAACCGACATCAACGATGTTTTCTATGTCCGTATTGATAAAAACCGTAAAATTCCGATTACTGTTCTGATACGCGCACTCGGACTCGGAACGGACGAGCAGATTCTCGACTTTTTCGGGGATGATGAACGTATCAAGGCATCTATAGAAAAAGACAATACAAAATCCATGGACGAGGCGCTTATCGAAGTTTACCGCAAGCTGCGCCCGGGCGAGCCTCCGACAATTGAGAGCGCACAGGCCCATATCAACGCTTTGTTCTTCGACAGCCGCCGTTATGACCTTTCACGTGTTGGACGTTACAAATATAATAAGAAGCTTGCAATCGGCGCACGGATAATGGGAAAAACGCTTTCCCGCCCCATTGTCAACCCGATGACAGGCGAAATAATGGCTGAAGCAGGCGAAACACTTTCGAAGGCGAAAGCACTTGAAATTGAGAAAGCCGGCGTCGACACCGTTTACGTTGATGTAAACGGCCGTGAAGTCAAGGTTATTTCAAACGGTATGGTCGACGCAAAGGATTTTGTCAGCTTCGATCCTGAGGAAGTCGGAATAAACGAAAAAGTGCGTTTTTCCGTGCTCCGTGAGATTCTCGAAAACTCCAAAGATGAGAATGAAATCAAAGAAGCGTTTAAAGAACGTGTAGACGAGCTTATTCCTAAGCATATTATCGTAGATGATATCTTTGCTTCTATAAATTATCTCAACTGCCTTGCCAGCGATATTGGCACAATAGACGATATCGACCATCTGGGCAACCGCAGAGTCCGCAGCGTGGGTGAACTTCTCCAAAACCAGATCCGTATTGGTTTTTCACGTATGGAGAGGGTTATTCGTGAGCGCATGAACCTCCAGTCCCAGGACATGGATGTTGTCACGCCTCAGTCGATAATCAACTCCCGTCCGGTAATGGCGGCAATCAAAGAGTTCTTTGGCTCCTCGCCGCTGTCACAGTTTATGGACCAGACAAACCCGCTGGCGGAACTTACGCACAAACGCCGTCTTTCAGCTCTCGGCCCCGGCGGCTTGTCCCGTGATAGAGCTGGATTCGAAGTCCGTGACGTACACTACACCCATTACGGACGCATGTGCCCAATTGAAACCCCTGAAGGTCCTAACATCGGACTGATTTCCTACCTTGCGTCTTATGCGAGAATAAATGAGTATGGTTTCATTGAAGCCCCCTACCGCAAGGTTGATAAAGAAACCGGCATTGTTACCAACGAAGTTGTATATATGACCGCTGATATGGAGGATGAGTTCATAATCGCGCAGGCTAACGAGCCTCTTGATGAAGAGGGGCATTTCGTACGGCCGCGTGTTGCTGCCCGTTTCAGGGATGAAATCCTCGAAGTCGAGCGCGAAAAGGTCGACTTCATGGACGTTTCTCCTAAGATGGTCGTTTCTATAGCAACTGCTATGATTCCGTTCCTTGAAAACGACGACGCGAACCGTGCCCTCATGGGTGCAAACATGCAGAGGCAGGCTGTTCCGCTTATCAAGACTGAGTCTCCGATTGTCGGCACCGGTATGGAATATAAGGCTGCCATCGACTCAGGCGTTGTTGTCCTTGCTAAGGAAGACGGCGTGGTCGAAAAGGTTTCGGCGCGTGAAATCGTTATCCGCACGGACAGCGGAAAGATGGAAACTTATCACCTCATTAAGTTTATGCGCTCTAACCAGGGCACCTGCATAAATCAGCGCCCGATCGTTTATAAGGGCGAGCGCGTCAAGAAGGGACAGGTTATAGCCGACGGCCCGTCGACAAGCCAAGGCGAGATATCACTCGGACGCAATGTCCTCATTGGCTTTATGACCTGGGAAGGTTATAACTACGAGGACGCAGTTCTCCTCAACGAAAGGCTTGTAAGAGATGACGTCTATACGTCAATTCATATAGAAGAATACGAGATTGAAGCACGTGATACCAAACTCGGTCCGGAAGAGATTACCCGCGATATTCCGAACGTCGGTGAGGATGCGCTGCGCGACCTCGACGAACGCGGTATTATCCGTATCGGCGCTGAGGTTCGTGCCGGAGATATTCTGGTCGGCAAGGTAACACCAAAGGGTGAAACCGAGCTTACTTCAGAAGAGCGCCTGCTGCGTGCTATCTTCGGTGAAAAAGCCCGTGAAGTCCGCGACACATCGCTTCGCGTTCCGCACGGCGAATATGGAATAGTTGTCGACGTAAAGGTATTTACAAAAGAAAACAGCGAGGAATTAAACCCCGGAGTAAATATGGTAGTTCGCTGCTATATTGCTCAGAAGCGCAAAATCTCCGTCGGTGACAAGATGGCGGGACGTCACGGAAACAAGGGTGTTGTTTCGCGTATTCTTCCTCAGGAAGATATGCCGTTCCTGCCGGATGGCACGCCCCTTGACGTTGTTCTTAACCCGCTGGGCGTACCTTCCCGAATGAATATTGGTCAAGTTCTTGAAGTCCACCTCGGCTATGCAGCGAAGGCACTGGGCTGGAAGGTGATGACACCGGTATTCGACGGTGCCCACGAGGAAGACATCGCTGAATGCCTTAGAGCAGCAGGCCTGCGGGAGGACGGAAAGTGTATACTTTACGATGGACGTACCGGCGAGCCGTTTGACAATCCTGTTACGGTTGGTTATATGTACTTCCTCAAACTTGCCCATCTTGTCGATGATAAAATCCACGCCCGTTCAACAGGCCCGTACTCACTTGTTACTCAGCAGCCGCTCGGCGGTAAGGCGCAGTTCGGCGGTCAGCGTTTCGGTGAAATGGAAGTTTGGGCGCTGGAAGCTTACGGCGCTGCCTATACCCTGCAGGAAATCCTGACTGTCAAGTCCGACGACGTGGTCGGAAGAGTTAAGACCTATGAATCCATTGTCAAAGGACAGAATGTGCCGAAACCGGGCGTTCCTGAATCGTTCAAGGTTCTCATCAAGGAACTTCAGTCTCTTGGCCTTGACATGAAGGTGCTCAACAAAAACAATGAAGAGGTTGATCTCAGAAATACATTTGACGACGATAATATCGGGATCGGACATATCGAAGATATGTCAAAGGTATCAGTTGACAACGACTTTGACGACGGTTTCCAGATAGGTGAACCGGAGCCAGAGCCGGACGAAGATATCAACGAGGAAATCGATACAATTGATTTCCCCGACGGCGAAGAACTTGAAGATCAGGATGAAAACCTGGGCAATGATTTCGATGAGTTTGACGAATAA